A section of the Burkholderia mallei ATCC 23344 genome encodes:
- a CDS encoding ABC transporter permease subunit — protein sequence MNALSSLFAWPVRKFGLTGRTAVIAGPFFWLVLFFLVPFVLVVKISFAQLQLGIPPYTELTALADGVLSIKLNLQHYAFLFSDSLYFATYVNSVVVAAVTTLLCLLIGYPMAYYIARSNPGTRNLLMMAVMLPFWTSFLIRVYAWIGILKNNGLLNNFLLWTGLISTPIELYRTNVGVYIGMVYSYLPFLVMPLYAHLVKMDLRLLEAAYDLGAKPWKAFVQITLPLSKNGIIAGCLLVFIPAVGEYVIPELLGGANTLMIGRVMWNEFFNNADWPMASAVTCAMVLLLLVPMAMFQHFQAKEQEGHCR from the coding sequence ATGAACGCGCTTTCGTCCCTGTTTGCGTGGCCCGTCAGGAAGTTCGGCCTCACAGGCAGAACGGCCGTGATCGCGGGCCCGTTCTTCTGGCTCGTGCTGTTCTTCCTCGTGCCGTTCGTGCTCGTCGTCAAGATCAGTTTCGCGCAGCTGCAGCTCGGCATTCCGCCGTATACGGAACTCACGGCGCTCGCCGACGGCGTGCTCAGCATCAAGCTGAACCTGCAGCACTACGCGTTCCTGTTCAGCGACAGCCTGTACTTCGCGACCTACGTGAACTCGGTCGTCGTCGCGGCCGTCACGACGCTGCTGTGCCTGCTGATCGGCTATCCGATGGCGTACTACATCGCGCGCTCGAACCCGGGCACGCGCAACCTGCTGATGATGGCGGTGATGCTGCCGTTCTGGACGTCGTTCCTGATCCGCGTGTATGCATGGATCGGCATCCTGAAGAACAACGGGCTGCTCAACAACTTCCTGCTGTGGACGGGGCTCATCAGCACGCCGATCGAGCTGTACCGGACGAACGTCGGTGTCTATATCGGGATGGTCTACTCGTATCTGCCGTTCCTCGTGATGCCGCTCTACGCGCACCTGGTGAAGATGGACCTGCGCCTGCTCGAAGCCGCCTACGACCTGGGCGCGAAGCCGTGGAAGGCGTTCGTGCAGATCACGCTGCCGCTGTCGAAGAACGGGATCATCGCGGGCTGCCTGCTCGTGTTCATCCCGGCCGTCGGCGAGTACGTGATTCCCGAGCTGCTCGGCGGCGCGAACACGCTGATGATCGGCCGCGTGATGTGGAACGAGTTCTTCAACAACGCGGACTGGCCGATGGCGTCGGCGGTGACCTGCGCGATGGTGCTGCTGCTCCTCGTGCCGATGGCGATGTTCCAGCACTTCCAGGCGAAGGAGCAGGAGGGCCACTGCCGATGA
- a CDS encoding ABC transporter ATP-binding protein: protein MNSQSGAAMAGAPSYRPQTGADGRAENFVQIIDVVKKFGETVAVRNVELSVRKGELFALLGSSGCGKSTLLRMLAGLETITSGKILIDGEDLAQMPPYKRPVNMMFQSYALFPHMTVEANVAFGLKQEGVPKAELKERVRDALELVQMARYASRKPHQLSGGQQQRVALARSLVKRPKLLLLDEPMSALDKQIRQRTQIELVNILDKVGVTCIMVTHDQEEAMTMAGRLAVMSEGQIVQIGTPHEVYEYPNCRFSAEFIGSTNLFEGVTVEDEPDHVFIESPDLPCRLYVNHGITGPLGMPVTVSVRPERIALTRKPADGAYNWGRGVVTNVAYMGGYSLYHVKLDSGKTVIANVSSLAIADLDSPGWGDEIYVRWSAAAGVVLTS, encoded by the coding sequence ATGAATAGTCAGTCGGGCGCGGCGATGGCGGGCGCGCCGTCCTATCGGCCGCAGACGGGCGCCGACGGGCGCGCCGAAAACTTTGTCCAGATCATCGACGTCGTCAAGAAGTTCGGCGAGACCGTCGCGGTGCGCAACGTCGAGCTGAGCGTGCGCAAGGGCGAGCTGTTCGCGCTCCTCGGCAGCTCCGGCTGCGGGAAGTCGACGCTGCTGCGCATGCTCGCCGGCCTCGAGACGATCACGTCGGGCAAGATCCTGATCGACGGCGAGGATCTCGCGCAGATGCCGCCGTACAAGCGGCCCGTGAACATGATGTTCCAGTCGTACGCGCTGTTCCCGCACATGACGGTCGAGGCGAACGTCGCCTTCGGCCTCAAGCAGGAAGGCGTGCCGAAGGCCGAGCTCAAGGAGCGCGTGCGCGATGCGCTCGAGCTCGTGCAGATGGCGCGCTACGCGAGCCGCAAGCCGCATCAGCTCTCCGGCGGCCAGCAGCAGCGCGTCGCGCTCGCACGCTCGCTCGTCAAGCGGCCGAAGCTGCTGCTGCTCGACGAGCCGATGTCGGCGCTCGACAAGCAGATCCGCCAGCGCACGCAGATCGAGCTCGTCAACATCCTCGACAAGGTCGGCGTCACCTGCATCATGGTCACGCACGATCAGGAGGAGGCGATGACGATGGCGGGGCGTCTCGCCGTGATGAGCGAAGGCCAGATCGTGCAGATCGGCACGCCGCACGAAGTCTACGAATATCCGAACTGCCGCTTCTCCGCCGAGTTCATCGGCTCGACGAACCTGTTCGAGGGCGTGACCGTCGAGGACGAGCCCGATCACGTGTTCATCGAATCGCCGGACCTGCCGTGCCGGCTGTACGTGAACCACGGGATCACGGGCCCGCTCGGCATGCCCGTCACGGTGTCGGTGCGCCCCGAGCGCATCGCGCTGACCCGCAAGCCCGCCGACGGCGCGTACAACTGGGGGCGCGGCGTCGTCACGAACGTCGCGTACATGGGCGGCTATTCGCTGTATCACGTGAAGCTCGATTCCGGGAAGACGGTGATCGCGAACGTGTCGAGCCTCGCGATCGCCGATCTCGATTCGCCCGGCTGGGGCGATGAAATCTACGTGCGCTGGAGCGCCGCGGCCGGCGTGGTGCTGACGTCATGA
- a CDS encoding polyamine ABC transporter substrate-binding protein yields MKAKVAGRLTALALCAGATVAAAKDTQLNVYNWSDYIAKDTIPNFEKQTGVKVRYDNYDSDDTLQAKLLTGNSGYDIVVPTGNYAGKQIQAGIFTPLDKSKLPNLKYLDAQLMALVAGADPGNKYVVPWAYGTTGLGYNVDKAQKVLGKVPLDNWDILFKPENLSKLKTCGVSVLDAPDQMFAATLHYIGKDPMSTNPADYQAAMQVLKKIRPYITQFNSSGYINDMVGGDICFAFGWSGDVVIAKHRALEAKKPYKLEYYVPKGGAPVWFDVMAIPKDAKNKDAALQWINYIEDPKVHASITNAVYYPSANAQARKYVRPDVANDPAVYPPPDVVKTLFLLKPLPPEIQRLQTRLWTELKSGR; encoded by the coding sequence ATGAAGGCAAAGGTGGCGGGCCGGTTGACGGCACTTGCGCTCTGCGCGGGCGCGACGGTGGCGGCGGCGAAGGATACGCAGCTCAACGTCTATAACTGGTCGGACTACATTGCGAAGGACACGATCCCGAACTTCGAGAAGCAGACGGGCGTCAAGGTCCGCTACGACAACTACGACAGCGACGACACGCTGCAGGCGAAGCTTTTGACCGGCAACTCGGGCTACGACATCGTCGTGCCGACGGGCAACTACGCGGGCAAGCAGATCCAGGCCGGCATCTTCACGCCGCTCGACAAGTCGAAGCTGCCGAACCTCAAGTATCTCGATGCGCAACTGATGGCGCTCGTCGCGGGCGCCGATCCGGGCAACAAGTACGTGGTGCCCTGGGCATATGGCACGACGGGCCTCGGCTACAACGTCGACAAGGCGCAGAAGGTGCTCGGCAAGGTGCCGCTCGACAACTGGGACATCCTGTTCAAGCCGGAGAACCTCTCGAAGCTGAAGACGTGCGGCGTGTCGGTGCTCGACGCGCCGGACCAGATGTTCGCGGCGACGCTGCACTACATCGGCAAGGATCCGATGAGCACGAACCCGGCCGACTACCAGGCTGCGATGCAGGTGCTCAAGAAGATCCGCCCGTACATCACGCAGTTCAACTCGTCGGGCTACATCAACGACATGGTCGGCGGCGACATCTGCTTCGCGTTCGGCTGGTCGGGCGACGTCGTGATCGCGAAGCACCGCGCGCTCGAGGCGAAGAAGCCGTACAAGCTCGAGTACTACGTGCCGAAGGGCGGCGCGCCCGTATGGTTCGACGTGATGGCGATCCCGAAGGACGCGAAGAACAAGGACGCCGCGCTTCAATGGATCAACTACATCGAGGATCCGAAGGTTCACGCGTCGATCACGAACGCGGTCTACTACCCGAGCGCGAACGCGCAAGCGCGCAAGTACGTGCGCCCGGATGTCGCGAACGACCCGGCCGTGTACCCGCCTCCGGACGTCGTGAAGACGCTGTTCCTGCTCAAGCCGCTGCCGCCCGAGATCCAGCGCCTGCAGACGCGTCTTTGGACCGAGCTGAAATCGGGACGCTGA